A window of Cucurbita pepo subsp. pepo cultivar mu-cu-16 chromosome LG06, ASM280686v2, whole genome shotgun sequence contains these coding sequences:
- the LOC111797640 gene encoding protein GRAVITROPIC IN THE LIGHT 1-like: MDSVKSSSLTPNKSRLARTFTKVLHIRALTGIAPVHETQKVKPQEKISDDCTASKSAGIAPVHGTQKVKPKEKISDDCTASKSTGSQSESFDSVEEEFQNRVQLQALVAKLFASISSVKAAYSQLQYAQSPYDAEGIQDADHYVISELKVLSELKQCYLKKQFDPSPETTMLLAEIQEQKSLVGTYDIMGKRLESQTRLKDSEIMFLREKIDEIRKQNRLLEKSLNQSGPISFTGDLHSSGVNVSHFIKVLGHTIKSVRSFVRMMVDEMRSSGWDVNAAATEIEPDAVYWHDDHRCFAFEAFVFREMFDSFHKLNFSLPNESLPEKRKQKQFFFARFMELKLRKTKDFLSQNSRTAFAKFCRVKYLRLVHPKMESSLFGNLDQRSLISSGQFPDTTFFGTFAEMARWVWLLHSLAYSIEPEASIFQIKKGSRFSDVYMESVIDEMFLSPDSDPFVAFTVVPGFMIGKTAIQCRVYLSQ; this comes from the coding sequence ATGGACTCTGTAAAATCTTCTTCTCTCACTCCAAATAAGAGTAGATTGGCACGCACATTTACCAAAGTTCTTCATATTCGAGCTCTAACTGGGATAGCACCTGTTCATGAGACTCAGAAAGTTAAGCCGCAAGAAAAGATCAGTGATGATTGTACAGCAAGTAAGAGTGCTGGGATAGCACCTGTGCACGGGACTCAGAAAGTTAAGCCGAAAGAAAAGATCAGCGATGATTGTACAGCAAGTAAGAGTACAGGTAGTCAATCTGAGTCTTTTGATAGTGTCGAAGAAGAGTTCCAGAATAGAGTCCAATTGCAAGCATTGGTAGCAAAATTGTTTGCTAGTATCTCATCAGTCAAAGCTGCATATTCCCAGTTACAGTATGCTCAATCCCCTTATGATGCCGAAGGTATTCAAGATGCTGATCACTATGTTATCTCagaattgaaagttttgtCTGAATTGAAACAGTGTTACCTTAAAAAACAGTTTGATCCTTCACCAGAAACCACAATGCTCTTGGCTGAAATTCAGGAGCAGAAGAGTCTTGTGGGAACATATGACATAATGGGGAAAAGATTGGAATCCCAAACAAGACTTAAGGACTCCGAAATTATGTTTCTGAGAGAGAAGATCGACGAAATTAGAAAACAGAATAGGTTGCTTGAGAAAAGTTTAAATCAAAGTGGGCCGATTTCTTTCACTGGTGATCTTCACTCATCAGGAGTAAACGTGAGCCATTTCATTAAAGTTCTTGGGCATACAATAAAGTCTGTTCGAAGTTTTGTCCGGATGATGGTGGATGAAATGAGATCTTCTGGTTGGGATGTTAATGCAGCTGCAACGGAAATCGAACCCGATGCTGTTTATTGGCATGATGATCATAGATGCTTTGCATTCGAGGCATTTGTTTTCAGGGAAATGTTCGACTCCTTCCATaaactcaatttttctctcccaaatGAATCCTTGCCcgaaaaaaggaaacagaagCAATTTTTCTTTGCAAGATTCATGGAGCTGAAGCTaaggaaaacaaaagattttctttcacaaaattCTAGGACAGCCTTTGCCAAATTTTGTCGGGTTAAGTATTTGCGACTCGTTCATCCCAAAATGGAATCATCATTATTTGGTAATTTGGACCAGAGAAGCCTAATCAGCTCCGGTCAATTCCCAGATACAACTTTCTTTGGTACATTTGCAGAGATGGCAAGGTGGGTGTGGCTCCTACATTCGTTAGCTTACTCCATTGAACCGGAGGCttccatttttcaaataaagaaaggaagcCGATTCTCAGACGTCTACATGGAAAGCGTAATTGATGAAATGTTCCTTTCACCAGATTCTGACCCATTTGTAGCATTCACTGTCGTTCCTGGGTTCATGATTGGTAAAACTGCAATCCAGTGCCGGGTCTATCTCTCACAGTGA
- the LOC111797398 gene encoding uncharacterized protein LOC111797398, producing the protein MYFSRLNKDGGQAAAHIVTEWQTSSLAVQSKRASNSEGLGFLHSGRCVRGGRGGRGGRGGRGVRGVRGVRGVRGVRGVRGVRGVRAGRGVRAGRGVRAGRGVRAGRGVRAGRGVRAGRGVRAGRGVRAGRGVRAGRGVRAGRGVRAGRGVRAGRGVRAGRGVRAGRGVRAGRGVRAGRGVRGVRGVRAGRGVRRDHGGHGGRGVRLSLCRRWGHGVHHVHRCGVHAVHPSH; encoded by the exons ATGTACTTCTCTCGATTGAACAAAGATGGTGGACAAGCTGCTGCACATATTGTGACGGAGTGGCAAACATCCTCCTTAGCCGTGCAGTCAAAACGA GCCTCTAACTCTGAAGGTCTTGGGTTTTTGCATTCTGGTCGTTGTGTTCGTGGGGGCCGTGGGGGCCGTGGGGGCCGTGGGGGCCGTGGGGTTCGTGGGGTTCGTGGGGTCCGTGGGGTTCGTGGGGTCCGTGGGGTCCGTGGGGTTCGTGGGGTTCGTGCGGGCCGTGGGGTTCGTGCGGGCCGTGGGGTTCGTGCGGGCCGTGGGGTTCGTGCGGGCCGTGGGGTTCGTGCGGGCCGTGGGGTTCGTGCGGGCCGTGGGGTTCGTGCGGGCCGTGGGGTTCGTGCGGGCCGTGGGGTTCGTGCGGGCCGTGGGGTTCGTGCGGGCCGTGGGGTTCGTGCGGGCCGTGGGGTTCGTGCGGGCCGTGGGGTTCGTGCGGGCCGTGGGGTTCGTGCGGGCCGTGGGGTTCGTGCGGGCCGTGGGGTTCGTGCGGGCCGTGGGGTTCGTGGGGTCCGTGGGGTTCGTGCGGGCCGTGGGGTCCGTCGGGACCATGGGGGCCATGGGGGCCGTGGGGTCCGCTTAAGTCTTTGCCGTCGTTGGGGCCATGGTGTCCACCATGTCCATCGATGTGGTGTCCATGCTGTTCATCCAAGCCATTAA
- the LOC111797649 gene encoding histidine-rich glycoprotein-like yields the protein MAYSKTFLLLGLLLALLFVSSHVSARFLEEKKSDVESDGHGHHDHGHHDHGHHGHDANVDGLDGHHGHHGGGHGGHHGHDADVDDLDGHHGHHDHHDHHDHHDHHDHHDHHDHHGHHGHDHDAKTEDVKN from the exons ATGGCCTACTCTAAGACCTTCCTCCTCCTCGGCCTCCTCCTCGCTCTTCTGTTCGTCTCCTCCCATGTCTCGGCTCGCTTCCTCG aggaaaagaaaagtgatgTAGAGAGTGACGGTCATGGACACCATGACCACGGACACCACGACCACGGTCACCATGGCCATGACGCTAATGTTGATGGCTTGGATGGTCACCATGGACACCACGGCGGAGGACATGGTGGACACCATGGCCATGACGCTGATGTTGATGACTTAGACGGACACCATGGCCACCACGACCATCACGACCACCACGACCACCACGACCATCATGACCATCACGACCACCACGACCACCACGGACACCACGGTCACGACCATGATGCAAAAACCGAAGACGTTAAGAATTAG
- the LOC111797647 gene encoding uncharacterized protein LOC111797647: MGTTVYYLLPTTTGTNSKIKLFNNVLLSIEQRWWTSCCTYCDGVANILLSRAVKTRSVTEEWSGCCATEPANACTWSVMLGHVTAKPCHILCFLYKRKAMVCDGLFDLVSSWDNPISTGFSIVGKGEKSDVYGHCLNFKSCMYLRL; this comes from the exons ATGGGAACAACAGTATATTATCTTTTACCAACAACCACAGGCACCAACTCAAAGATCAAGCTGTTCAACAATGTACTTCTCTCGATTGAACAAAGATGGTGGACAAGCTGCTGCACATATTGTGACGGAGTGGCAAACATCCTCCTTAGCCGTGCAGTCAAAACGA gGTCAGTGACAGAGGAATGGTCTGGCTGTTGTGCAACAGAACCAGCCAATGCATGTACAT GGTCGGTGATGTTGGGCCATGTGACTGCAAAGCCTTGCCACattctttgttttctataCAAAAGAAAGGCCATGGTCTGTGATGGGCTCTTTGATTTAGTGTCCTCTTGGGATAATCCAATTAGTACTGGCTTTTCGATTGTTGGAAAAGGTGAAAAGTCTGATGTATATGGACACTGTTTAAACTTCAAATCATGTATGTACCTTAGATTATAA